The Lampris incognitus isolate fLamInc1 chromosome 7, fLamInc1.hap2, whole genome shotgun sequence genome window below encodes:
- the zgc:153184 gene encoding capZ-interacting protein, translating to MEKDSPFKPSVAELAGRFRGHVLPSPPQTMRLIRRRPPCSLKLQSQKDDGEESDKPAIISPNPFKIKMKNSPIIEKLQANLALSPTALLPSPKSPDVKLQPTPLTPATPCGPLCPSTQPSRQSSEEEEPVSFESPPEGAPLLSINKTRARLSFKRRLPTRQHRRSGGDFGRSLSPCELHSPSENSHEDGVFDDPEEECERGSSPTDAATLREPEETDLDCAKTEDKVTESALTQRGGPDSPEESDPLGGTRAEEAEGQDAESCSAEPIEGTSYTEKKSPREEAARGEGKEKV from the exons AAGGACTCTCCATTCAAGCCATCGGTAGCTGAGCTGGCTGGAAGGTTCAGAGGTCATGTTCTGCCAAGCCCACCTCAAACGATGAG GCTAATTCGAAGAAGACCCCCGTGTTCCCTGAAGCTGCAGAGTCAAAAAGATGACGGTGAGGAATCTGAC AAGCCTGCCATCATCTCCCCGAACCCTTTCAAGATCAAGATGAAGAACTCCCCCATCATCGAGAAGCTGCAG GCCAATCTGGCTTTGTCGCCCACTGCCCTTCTGCCCTCTCCCAAGAGCCCCGACGTGAAACTGCAGCCAACGCCGCTGACCCCCGCCACCCCCTGCGGCCCCCTGTGCCCCAGCACACAACCCTCACGGCAGTCCAGCGAAGAAGAGGAGCCGGTCAGCTTCGAGAGTCCACCTGAAGGCGCCCCACTACTGAGCATCAACAAG ACCCGCGCACGGCTGTCATTCAAGAGGCGCCTGCCAACGAGACAACACAGGAGGTCAGGCGGAGACTTTGGGCGCAGTCTGTCCCCATGTGAACTGCACAGCCCGAGCGAAAACAGCCACGAGGACGGGGTTTTTGATGACCCGGAGGAGGAGTGTGAACGAGGGAGCTCACCCACCGACGCAGCGACTCTGAGAGAACCCGAAGAGACGGATTTGGACTGTGCAAAGACTGAGGACAAAGTGACAGAGAGCGCTCTTACCCAAAGAGGGGGTCCAGATTCGCCAGAGGAGTCGGACCCTTTGGGAGGAACACGGGCCGAGGAGGCCGAGGGGCAAGATGCAGAGTCTTGCTCGGCTGAGCCGATAGAGGGGACCAGCTACACAGAAAAGAAGAGCCCTCGGGAGGAGGCAGCCAGAGGAGAAGGGAAGGAGAAGGTGTAA